In a genomic window of Streptomyces katrae:
- a CDS encoding alpha/beta hydrolase produces the protein MAQHAPPARGARLGRAAGANGPESMVSGVVLLLPGASRIAPGPLRPLARALARAGGEQGLVAHTVLHGPQEREEAARWAADEALRRYGDVPVCLAGYGAGGRTALRAAGHGAVNSVVALAPWLPQEVHEGSPEPVKQLAGRQVLIVHGTNDARSDPESSFRLAARAKKANRSTCRFEVHSDGHGLREHRAEVVALAVDFVLGAMVSGRYSRPVTDALAAPPPLGLRMPLASGFGRSLRG, from the coding sequence ATGGCACAGCATGCGCCGCCGGCGCGCGGGGCTCGCCTGGGGCGGGCGGCCGGCGCGAACGGCCCGGAGTCGATGGTCAGTGGTGTGGTCCTCCTGCTCCCCGGGGCGTCCAGGATCGCCCCCGGTCCGCTGCGCCCGCTCGCTCGGGCGCTGGCCCGGGCGGGCGGGGAGCAGGGGCTGGTGGCGCACACCGTGCTGCACGGCCCGCAGGAGCGGGAGGAGGCCGCACGGTGGGCGGCCGACGAGGCGCTGCGCCGGTACGGGGACGTGCCGGTCTGCCTGGCCGGCTACGGGGCCGGGGGCCGGACGGCACTGCGGGCGGCGGGGCACGGGGCCGTCAACTCGGTGGTGGCACTGGCCCCTTGGTTACCGCAGGAGGTGCACGAGGGCTCCCCTGAACCGGTGAAACAGCTCGCGGGGCGGCAGGTGCTGATCGTGCACGGGACGAACGACGCGCGCAGTGACCCGGAGTCCTCCTTCCGGCTGGCGGCGCGGGCGAAGAAGGCGAATCGTTCTACTTGCCGGTTCGAGGTGCATTCGGACGGGCACGGGCTGCGCGAGCACCGGGCGGAAGTGGTGGCGCTCGCGGTGGACTTCGTCCTGGGCGCGATGGTCTCGGGGCGGTACTCACGGCCGGTGACGGACGCGCTGGCGGCTCCCCCGCCGCTGGGCCTGCGGATGCCGCTGGCCTCGGGGTTCGGGCGGTCGCTGCGGGGGTGA
- a CDS encoding cupin domain-containing protein, whose translation MATMVRRSFDSADETRPFADGKGRLDVVQAEGGAVGRAVFEPGWRWSEHIKPLAGTDSCQAAHTGYVVSGRMHVVMDDGQEEDYGPGDFMQVSPGHDAWVLGDEPCVALDWTGFGDYAKPK comes from the coding sequence ATGGCCACAATGGTGCGCAGGAGCTTCGACAGCGCCGACGAGACCCGGCCGTTCGCGGACGGCAAGGGCCGGCTGGACGTGGTCCAGGCCGAAGGCGGTGCCGTCGGACGGGCGGTCTTCGAACCGGGCTGGCGCTGGTCGGAGCACATCAAGCCGCTGGCCGGCACGGACAGCTGCCAGGCCGCGCACACGGGGTACGTGGTGAGCGGCAGGATGCACGTCGTCATGGACGACGGGCAGGAGGAGGACTACGGCCCGGGGGACTTCATGCAGGTCTCGCCGGGGCACGACGCCTGGGTGCTCGGCGACGAGCCGTGCGTGGCGCTGGACTGGACGGGCTTCGGGGACTACGCGAAGCCCAAGTAG
- a CDS encoding helix-turn-helix transcriptional regulator, producing MPVDADGADGSDLSPAARRLYAFAAERYAFTPAEATTALGARAGAAVKELAAAHLLQRAPGDGPERWTAVAPRAAAARALAPLALLVRETHDEMDRLRGRLEALVPAYEAGTAHRDDGGAGNLELVTDLGAVRGLIAELVAGCEQELLTSQPGGGRPQETLEEAVGRDESLLARGVRMRTIYQHTARYSRPTAAYVERVTALGAQVRTLGDGLMRMLIFDAHTGLMSVPDRQGAALVVREPSVVHFMTAAFERSWLGARPFPTTVSPEAARSLSDELRQMIVRLLSEGLEDKVIARRLGMSERTCQRHIAEIMRAVGAKSRFQAGYLLSAAAASSCPETDGEGGGGGDGGRGGAG from the coding sequence ATGCCAGTCGATGCCGACGGAGCCGATGGATCCGATCTGAGCCCCGCCGCCCGGCGTCTGTACGCCTTCGCCGCGGAGCGGTACGCCTTCACCCCCGCCGAGGCCACCACCGCCCTGGGCGCCCGGGCGGGCGCCGCCGTCAAGGAACTGGCCGCCGCCCACCTGCTCCAGCGCGCCCCCGGCGACGGCCCGGAACGCTGGACGGCGGTCGCGCCCCGCGCGGCGGCCGCCCGGGCGCTGGCCCCGCTGGCCCTGCTCGTACGGGAGACCCACGACGAGATGGACCGGCTGCGCGGGCGGCTGGAGGCGCTGGTGCCGGCGTACGAGGCGGGCACCGCGCACCGCGACGACGGCGGGGCGGGCAACCTGGAGCTGGTCACCGACCTGGGGGCGGTGCGGGGGCTGATCGCCGAGCTGGTGGCGGGCTGCGAGCAGGAGCTGCTGACCTCCCAGCCGGGCGGCGGCCGCCCCCAGGAGACCCTGGAGGAGGCGGTCGGCCGGGACGAGTCGCTGCTGGCGCGCGGGGTCCGGATGCGGACGATCTACCAGCACACGGCACGTTACTCACGGCCGACGGCGGCGTACGTGGAACGGGTGACGGCGCTGGGGGCGCAGGTGCGGACCCTGGGCGACGGGCTGATGCGAATGCTGATCTTCGACGCCCACACCGGCCTGATGTCGGTCCCGGACCGGCAGGGCGCGGCACTGGTGGTCCGCGAGCCGAGCGTCGTCCACTTCATGACGGCTGCCTTCGAACGCTCCTGGCTGGGCGCCCGCCCCTTCCCGACGACGGTGAGCCCGGAAGCCGCCAGGTCCCTCTCGGACGAGCTCCGCCAGATGATCGTACGGCTGCTGTCGGAGGGCCTGGAGGACAAGGTCATCGCCCGCCGCCTGGGCATGTCGGAACGCACCTGCCAGCGGCACATCGCGGAGATCATGCGCGCGGTGGGCGCCAAGTCACGCTTCCAGGCGGGCTACTTACTGTCGGCGGCGGCAGCCTCGTCGTGCCCCGAGACGGACGGGGAGGGCGGCGGGGGCGGCGACGGGGGCAGGGGCGGGGCCGGCTAG
- a CDS encoding MFS transporter, which translates to MPPAHTGALVIPGASTASSPEPLSPGRPGYRRMSLALFAAGLATFALLYSTQALLPAVSAGFGVTAGQASWTVSAATGALALFVLPLSALSERFGRTRMMTCSMVVAVGIGLLVPFAPGLEWLVALRAVQGAAIAGIPASAMAYLAEEVRPKELVGAIGLFVAGNSIGGMSGRIVTGWGAQLWGWRGGLLAVGVMALVCAVAFLVLLPRARFFRPASLNPRAVGRTVAGHLRDPLLLRLYGIGALFMTVFGAVYTVIGYRLVEAPFSLGQGLVGSIFLIYLVGTASSAAAGQLVARTGRRGALYLAVTTTALGLLLSLADSLWLILPGLVLITAGFFAGHAVASAAVSRTAKTGRAQASALYQSAYYLGSSAGGTLGALAYHASGWAATVGIALLAVLGVVSITLYGSRAARAERRMPATAAAAR; encoded by the coding sequence ATGCCTCCCGCTCATACCGGGGCACTCGTCATCCCGGGTGCCTCCACCGCGTCGTCCCCCGAGCCCCTCTCCCCCGGCCGCCCCGGCTACCGCCGGATGAGCCTCGCGCTCTTCGCCGCCGGACTGGCGACCTTCGCCCTCCTCTACTCCACCCAGGCCCTGCTCCCGGCGGTCTCCGCCGGCTTCGGCGTGACGGCCGGTCAGGCCAGCTGGACGGTCTCCGCGGCCACCGGGGCGCTCGCCCTGTTCGTGCTGCCGCTGAGCGCGCTGTCCGAGCGGTTCGGGCGGACCCGGATGATGACCTGCTCGATGGTGGTGGCCGTCGGCATCGGCCTGCTGGTGCCGTTCGCGCCGGGCCTGGAGTGGCTGGTGGCGCTGCGCGCGGTGCAGGGTGCGGCGATCGCCGGCATCCCCGCCTCCGCGATGGCGTACCTGGCGGAGGAGGTCCGGCCCAAGGAGCTGGTCGGGGCGATCGGCCTGTTCGTGGCCGGCAATTCCATCGGCGGCATGAGCGGCCGCATCGTCACCGGCTGGGGCGCCCAGCTGTGGGGGTGGCGGGGCGGGCTGCTCGCCGTCGGCGTGATGGCGCTGGTCTGCGCGGTGGCCTTCCTGGTGCTGCTGCCCCGGGCGCGGTTCTTCCGGCCGGCCTCGCTGAACCCGCGCGCGGTGGGCCGTACGGTCGCCGGGCACCTGCGGGACCCGCTGCTGCTGCGGCTGTACGGGATCGGCGCGCTGTTCATGACGGTCTTCGGGGCGGTGTACACGGTCATCGGCTACCGGCTGGTGGAGGCGCCGTTCTCGCTGGGCCAGGGCCTGGTCGGCTCGATCTTCCTGATCTACCTGGTGGGTACGGCCTCCTCGGCGGCGGCCGGGCAGCTGGTGGCGCGGACCGGGCGGCGCGGTGCGCTGTACCTGGCGGTGACCACGACCGCGCTGGGGCTGCTGCTGTCGCTCGCCGACTCGCTGTGGCTGATCCTGCCGGGGCTGGTGCTGATCACCGCCGGGTTCTTCGCCGGGCACGCGGTGGCCTCGGCGGCGGTGAGCCGGACGGCGAAGACCGGCCGGGCGCAGGCCTCGGCGCTGTACCAGTCCGCGTACTACCTGGGCTCCAGCGCGGGCGGCACCCTGGGCGCGCTGGCGTACCACGCCTCGGGGTGGGCGGCGACGGTCGGGATCGCGCTGCTGGCGGTGCTGGGCGTCGTCTCGATCACCCTGTACGGGTCCCGCGCGGCCCGCGCCGAACGCCGGATGCCGGCCACGGCGGCGGCCGCTCGCTGA
- a CDS encoding winged helix-turn-helix transcriptional regulator, producing MSRTTACTAQEGAGREVCTVLGVLGRVSGKWSLGVLSETLHGPVRFSALERSLAGISRRILTLTLRELEEDGLLVRTVYPTVPPRVEYAATDAARELYGRLTGLADWAERHPAPGTG from the coding sequence ATGTCACGTACTACCGCGTGCACGGCGCAGGAGGGCGCGGGCCGTGAGGTCTGCACCGTCCTCGGCGTGCTCGGCAGGGTGAGCGGCAAATGGAGTCTGGGCGTCCTGAGCGAAACCCTCCACGGGCCCGTCCGCTTCTCCGCGCTCGAACGGTCGCTGGCCGGGATCAGCCGCCGGATCCTCACCCTCACGCTGCGCGAGCTGGAGGAGGACGGCCTGCTGGTCCGCACCGTGTACCCCACGGTGCCGCCCCGGGTGGAGTACGCCGCCACCGACGCGGCGCGCGAGCTCTACGGGCGGCTCACCGGTCTCGCTGACTGGGCGGAGCGGCACCCGGCGCCGGGGACCGGCTGA
- a CDS encoding LysR family transcriptional regulator, translated as MNRYEEDMAVTQGLAPRLAQFVAVAQHEHVTRAAQELGVPQSTLSRAMVRLEQDLGVSLFARKGRTVALTTAGRTFLASAEEALAGIARAAGSVQQDADPGFGKVAFGFLHTLGPETVPGLIRAFRADHPRVRFALVQNYGEAMLEKLRAGELDLCLTSPVPDAPDLVARRLDEQRLRLVVPDDHRLAGRKRIRLAEAAEETFVTLEPGYGLRRITDNLCAEAGFTPKVAFEGEEAETLRGLVAAGLGVALLPPPLVPRPGVVELTVTAPRAVREIGVAWLDGHPDTPPVAAFKRFLLSRRGRLIPELEPPA; from the coding sequence ATGAACCGTTACGAAGAAGACATGGCCGTGACACAAGGGCTGGCCCCGCGCCTCGCCCAGTTCGTCGCGGTCGCCCAGCACGAGCACGTCACCCGCGCCGCCCAGGAGCTGGGCGTGCCGCAGTCCACCCTCTCCCGGGCGATGGTCCGCCTCGAACAGGACCTGGGCGTCTCGCTGTTCGCCCGCAAGGGCCGCACCGTCGCCCTCACCACGGCCGGCCGCACCTTCCTCGCCTCCGCCGAAGAAGCCCTCGCGGGAATCGCCCGCGCCGCCGGCTCCGTGCAGCAGGACGCCGACCCCGGCTTCGGGAAGGTCGCCTTCGGCTTCCTGCACACCCTGGGCCCCGAGACCGTACCCGGCCTGATCCGCGCCTTCCGCGCCGACCACCCCCGGGTCCGCTTCGCCCTCGTCCAGAACTACGGCGAGGCCATGCTGGAGAAGCTGCGCGCCGGAGAGCTCGACCTCTGCCTGACCTCGCCCGTCCCCGACGCCCCCGACCTGGTCGCCCGCCGGCTGGACGAGCAGCGGCTGCGCCTGGTGGTCCCGGACGACCACCGCCTGGCGGGCCGCAAGCGCATCCGCCTCGCCGAGGCCGCCGAGGAAACGTTCGTCACCCTGGAACCCGGCTACGGCCTGCGGCGCATCACCGACAACCTGTGCGCGGAGGCGGGGTTCACCCCGAAGGTGGCCTTCGAGGGCGAGGAGGCCGAAACCCTGCGCGGCCTCGTCGCGGCGGGTCTGGGCGTGGCCCTGCTCCCCCCGCCCCTGGTCCCGCGCCCGGGCGTGGTCGAGCTGACGGTCACGGCACCGCGCGCGGTCCGCGAGATCGGCGTGGCCTGGCTGGACGGCCACCCGGACACCCCGCCGGTGGCCGCGTTCAAGCGCTTCCTCCTCTCCCGCCGCGGCCGCCTCATCCCGGAACTGGAACCCCCGGCCTAG
- a CDS encoding adenosine deaminase yields MTSETPNTPSPDQIRRSPKVLLHDHLDGGLRPGTIIELAAEVGYDKLPETDADKLGVWFRDAADSGSLPRYLETFAHTCAVMQTKAALFRVAAECAEDLAEDGVVYAEIRYAPEQHLEAGLTLEEVVEAVNAGFREGERRAKAGGHRIRIGALLTAMRHAARALEIAELANRYRDNGVVGFDIAGAEAGFPPTRHLDAFEYLKRENNHFTIHAGEAFGLPSIWQALQWCGADRLGHGVKIIDDIEVAADGSVKLGRLASYVRDKRIPLEMCPTSNLQTAAAASYAEHPIGLLRKLHFRLTVNTDNRLMSGTSMSREFEHLVDTFGYSLDDMQWFTVNAMKSAFIPFDERLAMINDVIKPGYAELKSEWLFRQTASTSGSVSA; encoded by the coding sequence ATGACGAGCGAGACCCCCAACACGCCCAGCCCGGATCAGATCCGCCGCTCCCCGAAGGTGCTCCTGCACGACCACCTCGACGGTGGCCTCCGCCCCGGCACCATCATCGAGCTGGCCGCCGAGGTCGGCTACGACAAGCTGCCCGAGACCGACGCCGACAAGCTCGGCGTCTGGTTCCGCGACGCCGCCGACTCCGGCTCCCTCCCGCGCTACCTGGAGACGTTCGCGCACACCTGCGCCGTCATGCAGACCAAGGCGGCCCTCTTCCGGGTCGCCGCCGAGTGCGCCGAGGACCTGGCCGAGGACGGCGTCGTGTACGCCGAGATCCGCTACGCCCCCGAGCAGCACCTGGAGGCCGGCCTGACCCTCGAAGAGGTCGTCGAGGCGGTCAACGCCGGCTTCCGCGAGGGCGAGCGCCGCGCCAAGGCGGGCGGCCACCGCATCCGCATCGGCGCCCTGCTGACCGCGATGCGCCACGCGGCCCGCGCGCTGGAGATCGCCGAACTGGCCAACCGCTACCGCGACAACGGCGTCGTCGGCTTCGACATCGCCGGCGCCGAGGCCGGGTTCCCCCCCACCCGCCACCTCGACGCGTTCGAGTACCTCAAGCGCGAGAACAACCACTTCACCATCCACGCCGGCGAGGCCTTCGGCCTGCCGTCGATCTGGCAGGCCCTCCAGTGGTGCGGCGCCGACCGCCTGGGCCACGGTGTGAAGATCATCGACGACATCGAGGTCGCCGCCGACGGCTCCGTGAAGCTCGGCCGCCTGGCCTCGTACGTCCGCGACAAGCGCATCCCCCTGGAGATGTGCCCGACGTCGAACCTGCAGACCGCCGCGGCCGCCTCGTACGCCGAGCACCCGATCGGCCTGCTGCGCAAGCTGCACTTCCGGCTGACGGTCAACACCGACAACCGCCTGATGAGCGGCACCAGCATGAGCCGCGAGTTCGAGCACCTGGTCGACACCTTCGGCTACTCGCTCGACGACATGCAGTGGTTCACCGTCAATGCGATGAAGTCCGCATTCATTCCTTTCGATGAACGACTGGCGATGATCAACGACGTGATCAAGCCCGGTTATGCGGAGCTGAAGTCCGAGTGGCTTTTCCGTCAGACCGCTTCCACCAGCGGATCCGTATCGGCATAG
- a CDS encoding VanZ family protein, with the protein MHRHEGSGSAATATQLPVRPRLLSGALLAAHLLVVGWLTLSPLDVPWAAAANLSPLEGIRADLALGPLEAARRIGEGLALLAPLGVLLPLAGGRLKPGALAAWASLARTATAAVLISLSIEMLQTAVPGRVPDVDSLLLNTAGVVIVHMAVVPVLRARLRRPLSSPDAVSQGNTPRIPRVGLGPWTDVLSAVPREY; encoded by the coding sequence GTGCACCGTCATGAGGGCAGCGGCAGCGCCGCCACCGCCACACAGCTCCCGGTCCGTCCCCGGCTCCTGAGCGGGGCCCTGCTGGCCGCGCACCTGCTGGTCGTCGGATGGCTCACCTTGAGTCCGCTGGACGTGCCCTGGGCGGCGGCCGCGAACCTGTCGCCGCTGGAGGGGATCCGGGCGGACCTGGCGCTGGGGCCGCTGGAGGCCGCGCGGCGGATCGGGGAGGGGCTGGCGCTGCTGGCCCCGCTGGGGGTGCTGCTGCCGCTGGCGGGGGGCCGGCTGAAGCCCGGGGCGCTGGCCGCGTGGGCCTCGCTGGCGCGGACGGCGACGGCCGCCGTACTGATCTCGCTGAGCATCGAAATGCTCCAGACGGCCGTTCCGGGGCGGGTTCCGGACGTGGATTCCCTGCTGCTGAACACCGCCGGGGTGGTGATCGTGCACATGGCGGTCGTACCGGTGCTGCGGGCCAGGCTGCGCAGGCCCCTGAGCTCCCCGGATGCGGTGTCTCAGGGGAACACCCCGAGAATTCCCAGGGTCGGCCTCGGCCCGTGGACCGACGTTCTGTCGGCCGTGCCGCGCGAGTATTGA
- a CDS encoding aldehyde dehydrogenase family protein, whose amino-acid sequence MASLFEYAPAPESRSVVDIAPSYGLFIDGEFTDAADGKVFKTVSPSSEEVLSEVAQAGAADVDRAVKAARRAFEKWSALPGSERAKYLFRIARIIQERSRELAVLETLDNGKPIKETRDADLPLVAAHFFYYAGWADKLDHAGYGANPRPLGVAGQVIPWNFPLLMLAWKIAPALATGNTVVLKPAETTPLSALFFADICRQAGLPKGVVNIIPGYGDAGAELVAHPDVNKVAFTGSTAVGKAIARQIAGTGKKVTLELGGKGANIVFDDAPIDQAVEGIVNGIFFNQGQVCCAGSRLLVQESIHDELLDSLKRRLSTLRLGDPLDKNTDIGAINSAEQLARITALADTGEAEGAERWSPACELPSSGYWFAPTLFTNVTQAHTVARDEIFGPVLSVLTFRTPDEAVAKANNSQYGLSAGIWTEKGSRILAVANKLRAGVVWANTFNKFDPTSPFGGYKESGFGREGGRHGLEAYLDV is encoded by the coding sequence ATGGCATCCCTCTTCGAGTACGCACCGGCTCCCGAGTCCCGCTCGGTCGTCGACATCGCCCCCTCCTACGGGCTCTTCATCGACGGCGAGTTCACCGACGCCGCCGACGGCAAGGTCTTCAAGACCGTCAGCCCCTCCAGCGAGGAGGTCCTGTCGGAGGTCGCCCAGGCCGGCGCCGCCGACGTCGACCGCGCCGTCAAGGCCGCCCGCCGCGCCTTCGAGAAGTGGTCCGCGCTGCCCGGCTCCGAGCGCGCCAAGTACCTCTTCCGCATCGCCCGGATCATCCAGGAGCGCAGCCGCGAGCTGGCCGTCCTGGAGACCCTGGACAACGGCAAGCCGATCAAGGAGACCCGCGACGCGGACCTCCCGCTGGTCGCCGCGCACTTCTTCTACTACGCGGGCTGGGCCGACAAGCTCGACCACGCGGGCTACGGCGCGAACCCGCGCCCGCTGGGCGTGGCCGGCCAGGTCATCCCCTGGAACTTCCCGCTGCTGATGCTCGCGTGGAAGATCGCCCCGGCGCTCGCCACCGGCAACACCGTCGTCCTCAAGCCGGCGGAGACCACCCCTCTCTCGGCGCTGTTCTTCGCGGACATCTGCCGCCAGGCCGGTCTCCCCAAGGGCGTCGTCAACATCATCCCCGGCTACGGGGACGCGGGTGCCGAGCTCGTCGCCCACCCCGACGTCAACAAGGTCGCCTTCACCGGCTCCACCGCGGTCGGCAAGGCCATCGCCCGCCAGATCGCCGGCACCGGCAAGAAGGTCACCCTGGAGCTGGGCGGCAAGGGCGCCAACATCGTCTTCGACGACGCCCCCATCGACCAGGCCGTCGAGGGCATCGTCAACGGCATCTTCTTCAACCAGGGCCAGGTCTGCTGCGCGGGCTCCCGCCTGCTGGTCCAGGAGTCGATCCACGACGAGCTGCTGGACTCCCTCAAGCGCCGCCTGAGCACCCTGCGCCTGGGCGACCCGCTCGACAAGAACACCGACATCGGCGCGATCAACTCCGCCGAGCAGCTCGCCCGGATCACGGCCCTGGCCGACACCGGCGAGGCCGAGGGCGCCGAGCGCTGGTCCCCGGCCTGCGAGCTGCCGTCCTCCGGCTACTGGTTCGCCCCGACGCTCTTCACGAACGTCACCCAGGCGCACACCGTCGCCCGTGACGAGATCTTCGGCCCGGTCCTGTCCGTGCTGACGTTCCGCACCCCGGACGAGGCCGTCGCCAAGGCCAACAACAGCCAGTACGGCCTGTCCGCCGGCATCTGGACGGAGAAGGGCTCCCGCATCCTCGCGGTGGCGAACAAGCTCCGCGCGGGCGTCGTCTGGGCCAACACGTTCAACAAGTTCGACCCGACCTCGCCCTTCGGCGGCTACAAGGAGTCGGGCTTCGGCCGCGAGGGCGGCCGCCACGGTCTGGAGGCCTACCTCGATGTCTGA
- a CDS encoding PspC domain-containing protein — protein MSALTRPRDGRLIGGVCAGLAKRFGMKARTMRLIFVLSCLLPGPQFLIYLALWLLIPNEKSGVGAASAAW, from the coding sequence ATGAGCGCGCTGACCCGCCCCCGTGACGGACGGCTGATCGGCGGCGTCTGCGCCGGACTGGCCAAGCGGTTCGGAATGAAGGCCCGCACGATGCGGCTCATCTTCGTCCTGTCCTGCCTGCTGCCCGGCCCGCAGTTCCTGATCTACCTGGCGCTGTGGCTGCTGATCCCGAACGAGAAGTCCGGCGTGGGCGCCGCGAGCGCCGCCTGGTAG
- a CDS encoding PH domain-containing protein, which yields MTTPSTHEPAYADRVYRSPMAVVTGVLILAMIVWLCGDAVVRGVGSGRWIGLAAALCAVPLTVAFTIRPAVFANEDRMRVRNPFRVIELPWAVVDAVRAGYSAEVLADGATYQLWSVPVSLRERKKANRSAGRREAPGGGGAGDKAAAPVARASADKAVDELTELAERGAARPGAQGPVRVRWAWEIIVPAVTGAVLLAVLLMVR from the coding sequence ATGACCACACCCTCCACCCATGAGCCGGCCTACGCGGACCGCGTCTACCGCTCCCCCATGGCCGTCGTCACCGGGGTGCTGATCCTGGCGATGATCGTCTGGCTGTGCGGGGACGCCGTCGTGCGCGGCGTGGGCAGCGGCCGGTGGATCGGGCTCGCCGCCGCGCTGTGCGCCGTACCGCTGACCGTGGCGTTCACCATCCGGCCGGCCGTCTTCGCCAACGAGGACCGGATGCGGGTCCGCAACCCCTTCCGGGTCATCGAGCTGCCCTGGGCCGTGGTGGACGCGGTGCGCGCCGGGTACTCGGCGGAGGTGCTGGCGGACGGGGCGACGTACCAGCTCTGGTCGGTGCCGGTGTCGCTGCGCGAGCGCAAGAAGGCGAACCGCTCGGCCGGCCGGCGCGAGGCGCCGGGCGGCGGGGGCGCCGGAGACAAGGCGGCCGCGCCGGTGGCGCGGGCCTCCGCCGACAAGGCCGTGGACGAGCTGACCGAGCTGGCCGAGCGCGGAGCCGCCCGGCCCGGCGCGCAGGGGCCGGTCCGGGTGCGGTGGGCCTGGGAGATCATCGTCCCGGCGGTGACGGGCGCGGTCCTGCTGGCCGTGCTGCTGATGGTCAGGTAG
- the deoC gene encoding deoxyribose-phosphate aldolase, protein MPTTLTAFADVTTSDSALRRFLHGLPGVDAVGLEARAASLGTRSIKTTAKAYAIDLAISMIDLTTLEGADTPGKVRSLAAKAVNPDPLDRTTPMTAAVCVYPDMVATAKAALNGADVKVASVATAFPAGRAALPVKLADTRDAVAAGADEIDMVIDRGAFLAGRYLDTYELIKAVKEACVREDGTAARLKVIFETGELSTYDNIRRASWIGMLAGADFIKTSTGKVGVNATPANTLLMLEAVRDFKAQTGIQIGVKPAGGIRTTKDAIKFLVLVNETAGEDWLTNEWFRFGASSLLNDLLMQRQKLSTGRYSGPDYVTVD, encoded by the coding sequence ATGCCCACCACCCTCACCGCATTCGCTGACGTGACGACGTCCGACAGCGCGCTGCGCCGCTTCCTGCACGGGCTGCCCGGCGTCGACGCAGTCGGACTGGAGGCCCGCGCGGCCTCCCTCGGCACCCGTTCGATCAAGACGACGGCCAAGGCGTACGCCATCGACCTGGCCATCTCGATGATCGACCTGACGACGCTCGAGGGTGCGGACACCCCGGGCAAGGTCCGGTCGCTCGCCGCCAAGGCCGTCAACCCCGACCCCCTGGACCGCACGACGCCCATGACCGCCGCGGTCTGCGTCTACCCCGACATGGTGGCCACCGCCAAGGCGGCGCTCAACGGCGCCGACGTCAAGGTCGCCTCCGTCGCCACCGCCTTCCCGGCGGGCCGCGCCGCCCTGCCGGTCAAGCTGGCCGACACCCGTGACGCCGTCGCCGCCGGCGCCGACGAGATCGACATGGTCATCGACCGTGGCGCCTTCCTCGCCGGCCGCTACCTGGACACCTACGAGCTGATCAAGGCCGTCAAGGAGGCGTGCGTCCGCGAGGACGGCACCGCCGCCCGGCTGAAGGTCATCTTCGAGACCGGCGAGCTGTCGACGTACGACAACATCCGCCGCGCCTCCTGGATCGGCATGCTCGCGGGCGCCGACTTCATCAAGACCTCCACCGGCAAGGTCGGCGTCAACGCCACCCCCGCCAACACCCTGCTCATGCTCGAAGCCGTCCGCGACTTCAAGGCGCAGACTGGAATCCAGATCGGCGTGAAGCCGGCCGGCGGCATCCGCACCACCAAGGACGCCATCAAGTTCCTGGTCCTGGTCAACGAGACCGCGGGCGAGGACTGGCTGACCAACGAGTGGTTCCGCTTCGGCGCCTCCAGCCTGCTGAACGACCTGCTCATGCAGCGCCAGAAGCTGAGCACCGGGCGTTACTCCGGACCCGACTACGTGACGGTGGACTGA
- a CDS encoding PPOX class F420-dependent oxidoreductase — MRNTGSTQELPAAVELDAGVRELLDGRNFAVVATLNPDGGPQTSVVWAGRRGDAVVFSTTAGRKKARNLARDPRISLTVYDRENPYRSVEIRGTAELLPDPHKELPRELSRHYLGEDPPPEPAEVVRLIVRITAEKVVAISL; from the coding sequence GTGAGGAACACCGGCAGCACGCAAGAGCTTCCCGCGGCGGTGGAGTTGGACGCGGGGGTGAGGGAGCTGCTCGACGGCCGGAACTTCGCGGTGGTGGCGACGCTGAACCCCGACGGCGGCCCGCAGACCTCCGTGGTCTGGGCCGGCAGGCGCGGGGACGCCGTGGTCTTCTCCACCACCGCGGGACGCAAGAAGGCGCGCAACCTCGCCCGCGACCCGCGCATCAGCCTGACGGTCTACGACCGCGAGAACCCCTACCGGTCGGTGGAGATACGGGGCACGGCCGAACTGCTGCCGGACCCGCACAAGGAACTGCCGCGCGAGCTGTCCCGGCACTACCTCGGCGAGGACCCGCCGCCGGAGCCGGCCGAGGTCGTCCGGCTGATCGTGCGGATCACCGCGGAAAAGGTCGTCGCGATCTCCCTCTGA